Part of the Flammeovirga pectinis genome is shown below.
CCTTTCAAAAATGATACTTTAAGCGTTAATCAGAAGTTTATTTTGGTTATGAATGATCAATTTTCAAAATATATGAATTTTGATAGTTATTTATATGATAAAGCTTTAAAGGAAGAGTTTCAAGAAAAAAAATTAGGTAAGAATAGTTCGATTGCTAAAATTATTACATTTACTAATATAGATATCCCACAACCTGAATCTAATGATTTTTCTGTTATGAAAGATCTTAATACTAAAGATGTTACATACATCTATAATTTAGGTTACATCACGAATTGTAGTTTCACTGAAAATTATAATGACTTAAAATGGACTATTACCAATAATACAAAAAACATAAATGGGTTTTACTGCATTCAAGCAACTACTACCTATGGATTTTATGAAATCGAGGCATGGTTTACACCCGAAATTCCTGTATCAGATGGTCCCTATTTATTCGCTGGTTTACCTGGGCTAATAATCTCTCTGAATGATCAAAATAATATGCACTCTTTTATGATTGATGAGGTAGCAAGTGATAGTACCATCATGTTAACTGATAATATTAGTGGTAGAAAATTCTTAGCACCAATCGGAATCAAACAAGCCCAAAAAAACATAAAAAAGAAAAGGAAACAATTAGAACTAGGTTATGATATTGAGCAAAACAATCCATTATATCCTCAAGATAAGTTACCGATGTTGGAAGACCAATCTGATAAATCTATCAAAAAGTTAAAACTTAAATATACTCTTTATGATCACCTCTTGTTTAGGTTTATTTCATTTGAGAATAATTTATAGGATGTTTTCACCTGAATGTTATTGTCTCTCCACTCCATCTTACTGATAAATTATAATAAAAGATTGAATATGTTACTTTGTGAACAAGAATATAAATACATAAAAGCTGAAGCTATTATTGATAATATTGGGATATCATGGGACTCTATTAAAACATCATTAGCAAAAGATATTTTTATAAGAGAAAGATCATCTTCATTATTTCTAGGAAGTACAGGTATCGTTTTCTTTCTATTAGAGTATTATAAAACATCTAAGGACAAAGAGTGTTTTTATATTATCAAAAACAGTATTCCGGTAATACATGAATTTTACAAAAAAGAAAGTAACTCTTATGGTTTCTATAAAGGAAAATCTGGTTATATATATCTGTTGGTTGAACTGTATAAGGTAACTTCTGAACAAGAATATTTACAATATATCAAAGACCTTATTGATGAACCTATCTATAATGAAGGTGATTTATTCAATTTAGAATCAGGGCTTTCTGGTTATTTATTGGCTTTACTAAAAGTAACAGAAATTGATATTTCTGAAACAATAATAAAATACATTGAAAAGACATTAAATCTTATCATAATAAACTCCAAACGTGATAAAGATGGAATCTATTGGGATGAAGAAGAGTGGGCTATTGATAAGTCCATTGGCTATTTAAAAGGGAATTCTGGGATTGCATATGTTTTAAATCTCTTCATTGATAATTGTAAAAATAAGGAGCAAATTCAGAAAGTAATTTCATTAGCATTAGATTGGGAGGATAGTAAATTTGATCGATCAATAATGAATTGGAAGGATCCATTTAACGAGAAAATCTATTCACACAAAAACATTTTCAACAAAAAAGATCATAAGGAAAAGTTTTTTAATAGCTATGGTAATACACAAAATATTTGGATAGGGAAACCTGGAATGATACTTACAAGAAAATTTTGTAAAAGAAAAAATTACAACTCATTTGGTGCTATTAGCAATAGCATCGATTCTTTATGTATTAAAAATGGAGGAGGAAACTTATTCTGCAAATATGTATTATCAGAACTAAATAAAGAGGTATTTACTAAATGTTTTGAAGAGGGAAATAAGTTTAAATCTGGGGTTATTTATAATGAGCATATCCCCGATTGTTCCTTTCTAAATGGAGTAGCTGGCATTGGATATTTACAACTGATCATAGAGAATAAAACCACAGATAATGTTTTATTTCCTCAGTGTAAAATACCTTCTTTTAAAGTGAGAAATGCATCAATTAATGAATTGAGTGAAACCAATAAATTATTTAATCTTAGTTTCAATCCACTTAAATCAAAATTTCACAACAAAAATATCCACACTCATAAAAAGCTAAAACTATCAAGATGGTGTGAAATAAATGAGAAGGAACATACTATTTATTATAGAGACATAAACATCATCAATTTAATAAAAATAGATAAATATCTTAAGTCCTATATCGTAGCTCTAGACTCATCAAAGGTGGTAAAGGAATATATTTCATCCATAAAATATTTCACAAATGATAACGATGAAAACATAGAAAAAACAATTCAGAGTTTGTTAAACCTCAATATTTTAGAGTATGTCTAAGAAAATATTATTCCGCATTTTTCCTCAAGAAAGTCATCATAATGCTACATTTACTTTTGCAAAAATATTACAACAATTTGGGGTTGAAGTAATTTATATGGCTATAAGTCAAATGGAAGGCATTGTTAAACAAAATGGGTTTAAATTTATTGCACTTCCATATGAGAAAGACATCATGGGCAAACCTTCTGAAAGGATAATCGGAACCAAAATGGATAGGTTAAAACAAATTCTCCCTGATTTATTAATTGAAAGAAGAGTAAATAAAGTTTATATTAATAAAATCACTCAAAAAGATTTTTTCGAAGATATAATTAATGAAGTAAATCCTGATATAATAATACTTGATGGTACTTATAAAGCCAATATTTTTCATAGTTTTAAATACGGTATTCCTATTGTGATACTTGAAACAACTGTATCTCTAATAAATCAAAAAAATAAACCTCCTTTATCTTCATCATTAATACCTGCTAATAATGTTATTTCAGAATTACTGGTGAAACTATCATGGAAAAAATATCACCTCAAGTCTTATTTTCTTTCTAAAATTCTTGGTGATGTTTCGAAACCTGTAAAAGAATTATCGAAATTGTATCCAAAAATAAATGTTGATTATTCTAGATATTTCTTTTTGGGTTATTCTAATATACTTGAATTAAATTCAACGATTTATGAATTTGATTTTGATCATGATAGGCCAAAAAATATATTTTATTTAGGTCCTCCTTCATTAAGTGATAGAAATAATATGCATTCTGATTTATTTTTCAAAGAAAGATTTTGGCAACTAAAAAAAGAATATAAAAAGATCGTGTATTGTTCATTTGGAACAATGGCATGGAGGTATAAAAACCATGAATCATTTATTGATAAAGTGCTTAAATACTTTTATGAAACTAAAGGTATCGCACTAATTATTTGTATTGAAGGTCAACTCTTTAGACATAAAATGAGAGAGAAATATGTATCAGACAATATTGTTATTTGTAGAAGAGTTCCTCAAATATATCTCTTAAAAGCTAGTATTGATCTAATGATCACACATGGAGGTATTAATTCGATTAATGAATGTATTTTAACTAATACACCAATGCTAGTATACCCAGGTGCAAAAAATTTAGATCAAACAGGTAATGGTGCAAGAGTAAAGTATCATGGGTTAGGAGAAAGAGGTACGTTAAAGGACTCATATAAATCCATAAAAAAGAATATTCAAAGTTTATTGAACAACGAAATTTACAAGAAAAATTTACTGGACTTTAATGACAATATCAATCCGAAAAATTATATCAATCTGAAAGATTTCTTAAAACACATGGAAAATTATTCTGATATTTTTTTAACTAATTAGTGTAATAGCTTCGTGATATTAATAAAACAATGAAAAACTACCTACTATTACTATTTCTTTTAAAGTCAACTATTATTCTTGCACAAACACCAATTCATGGAGTTATTAAAAATCAAAAAGGTGAACCGATAAATGGTGCATCAATTATTATTTATCCTGTTAAAAGTAATAGTATTTTGGGTTATTGTGTTTCAAATAATGATGGATTATTTGAAATTTCAATAAATGAAAAATTAGATAGTATTAGTGTAATAGCGCGTTCTTTAGGGTATAAATCGTCTACAAAAGTTGTAAAATTAGGAACGAATACCATAGTATTTACTATGGACCATTCCGATCAATATTTAAAAGAGTTTGAAGTAAAAGCAAAACCTATTACCGAAGAAGGAGATACACTCAATTATAATGTAGATGCTTTTTCTAAAGAAGGAGATGAATCTATAGAAGATGTATTGAAACGGTTGCCTGGCGTAAAAGTAAGTGATGATGGCACCATACAATACCAAGGGAGAGCTATTAATAAATTTTATGTAGAGGGAAAGGACCTAATGGGAAGTCAATATGCCCTTACATCAAAAAATTTACCTAAAAATGCAGTAGCTTCTGTCGAAGTTTTAAAAAATCATCAGCCCGTTAAAATGCTAAATGATGTTGTACATTCTGTAGACCCTGCTATCAATATAGTGTTAAAAGAAGGGGTAAGTATTACAGGAAATGCAGAAATTGGAGGGGGTATTCCTTCTATCTGGTATGCAAAAGTAACACCAATGGTCTTTAATAAAAAGCGTCAAAGTATAAATGTACTCTCTTCTACTAACAGTGGAAAAAATGAATTGGAGGTCTTTAATAGCATCAATTTATTTGATTATTTAGAATTTGGATTAATTGAAAGTCAGCCTTCTTTTTTATTAGGGAGACAACCTTTGGAAAGCTCACTTTTTAAGAAACAAGAATACAATGATCATCAAACACATAGTGTATCTACCAACTATTTAACGGGTTTTGGAAAAGGGGATTTGAAAGTAAATATTGATGCTTACTACGATAAAAGAGTACAGGACTTATCTTCTAATACATTCTATTTTGTACCTAACGATACTATCGCAATTCATAATTTTCAACAATCTACATTTAATAAAAAGTACCTCAATACAAAGTTAACTTATGAACATAATGAGCTAAAGAATTACTTTAAAAACGTCTTCCATTTTAAAATTTTAGATGATGATGGAAAATCAGACTTTTATCAAAATCAAGAAATAATACCTCAAACTACAAGCAGAACTTTTTTGACTATCGGTGATAAGTTTAGCCGTATTCTGAAAATGGGAAAAACGTACTATAAATTGAATGCTTATTTAGAATACACAAATACACCAGAGCAGTTGCATTTTATTGGGGGTCCTCTAACAGATGCATCGTTGATAGATTCTTTACAAACAGTGGAACAGAAAACAAGTCAGCAACATTTAAAAACATATTTAGGTACTGGAATTATAAAAAAATGGAAGCGTTGGACACTCGATACAAAAATCAGCTTGAATTACGGTTTTAAAACATTAACCTCACATTTCGATAATGATGAAAAAGATCAAAATAGTTCTTATCAGAATGATTTAAAATACATGCTTCTGATCCCGGAAATATCACCTGAAATTCAATACAAGTATAAAAAACTTTCTTTTTCATTAAAACCCAATTTCTCTTTTCAGTCAAGAATTTTAAAAGATCATATGCTTGGAGAAGAAAGCCAAGTACATCAATTTTTAATAGAACCAACAACTCTTATAAGCTATACACTATTAGGAATAGATTTGATGGTAAATTATAATTACAAAAATGATTTTTTAGAATTACCCCAAATGTATAGTGGCATTATTATTCATGATTATAGTACGGCCAAACAACAACAGCTTCCTATTTTACAGACTAAAAGGCATACTTTTAGAAATGATTTAAAATACGAGTTTACAGCAGCATCATTAAATTTTTATGCTAACTATGAATTCAATAGCACGAATAAAGACTGGATAACAGCATACGAAGTAAATTCCGATGGAGTTACTTTGATGAAGACACTAAACTACACTAATAACTTAGGGGAAAGTCATAAAATAAAAGGCAATTTTGATTGGTTTTTTCTTGCTTTAAGTACCAATATTAAATTAGGGGTAGAGCTTGGGAAAACAGAAGAGAAAGTCATTTTAAATAATAACGTAAATAGAAATGCCAATACTTACCTTCAATGGGAAGCCATTGTAGATATTCCTTTATTTAAAGGGCTAATAGCGACAACTTACATTGAAGATTATTCAACCGAAAATACGTATCAAGAAATGAATAAGGTAGATTGGTCACAACGTATTATTGGTACTGATCTTCAATTTTCAAGAGCAAAACACCTTATTAAATGGAATAATAAATGGATAGATCACACCTTTGTCGATGATGATTTCTGGTATGTTGATCTTTCTTATCAATATCAATTCAATAAGAAAACAAGAATGCTTCTTACTGCTCAAAACATACTTGACCATCGTTCTTACACTCAAACTACTTTAAATGCTTTTCAAAGCAATCAATCTTTTTATAGATTAAGACCTAGGCAAATAATGCTGGAGGTGCGTTTTAGGTTATAGTACGGGGGGCTGATTCACTTTTGGTGCACCCGCGTTTCTCTTATGGTAAAAGCAAGTGTTTTCGTCTTTAATTAGGGTGTTTCCCGATACAAGGAGAAAAGTCCACCAGCCCTAATATAATACACTCATAATCAAGATGTTTGTTGTTGCATTATTTTAATAAATTATTCTTTTAAGGATATTAGATATTGTATGATTTTTCTAATATAGAAGGTAATTCTATTAATCTTTTTGATTATAATGAAATTCAAAAAATTAAGCTGTCTAATTTAAATTATTAACTACTGATATTCAATAGTTTAAAATCCTTAATGGGCTTTTCTCTTTATATCGGGAAACACCCAAGGTTTAATACACCCGCGTTCTGGATAAGTGCAAAAATGACAAAACACTCCTAACGCTATCAAAAACGTAGATTTTAAATTTTACTCAAAAAAAGAAGGAGTAGTGGTTACTAATGAAATGTTGGAAGGGTTAAGTCCTTATATAAGGGAACATATCAGAATATATGGAGAATTTGTACTTAATTTAGATAATATACCGAATTTTAATCCTGTTAAAAATTTGAGCTAATGTTTAGTATGTTAGCTCTTGCCGTTTTTGCACGTATCCGGACCTTAGATTAGCAGTATTGTAAAATTTGAAGATAATCTTAACTTAGATTATTGAAAGTTGAAAAGGGTAAGTGACTCTTGTATCCGGATAGGTAAGACCTCTCGCGTTTCTTGTACTTACTCCTTTTTATTGAATCTAGACCTGTATAAGAGATTGTTAGAACCATTAAGGTCCTTAGGTTATATTCAATTTCAACTCTCAACTTTTTCCTTAATCACAATATAGTAAACAGATGAATTTTAATAATTACATTGGAATAGATATTTCAAAAGGTAAACTAGATTTAGCAGTATTAAATCAAGAGGGTGAACTAATTTTATATCAATGTTTGAATGATAAAAAATCAATTATAAAATGTTTAGGAAAAGTATTTAAAGAATCAAATCTATCAAAAGAAGACACTTTAATTATAGCAGAAAGTAGTGGGCATTACATTAATCCCCTTATATGGTCTATCATATCTGAAAATTATCTATTATGGATAGAAGATGGTTATCAAATAGCTAATAGTCAAGGAATAAGGAGGGGTAAAAATGATGAAAAAGATGCTGAAATGATAGCTATTTATGGTAAACGATTTTCGGATAGATGTCAACTAGTAAAAGCAAGTTCAGAATGTATTGAAAACCTCGCTTATCTCAATTCAGAACGAGAACTTTTAACAAAAGAGATGGTAAAGTTTGATCAGCAACTTACTGACCATAAGAAGTATGTGAAACCTAGTTTCTATCTGTCAAGAAAGAAAAGATATACTGAACTTATAGCAAATTTGAAAACACATATTTCTGAAATAGAACAGGAAATGGAAAAGCTTATTGAAAATGAACCTAAGCTATCACATTATGCGAAATTACTTCGATCTATACCAGGTATTGGAAAACAAGTTTCTATCGCTACTATTATTGCAACAAAAGGCTTTACAAAATTTACTGATCCTAGAAAATTTGCGTGTCACGTTGGTGTAGTACCTTTTGAATACAAATCAGGGAGTAGTATTAGATCAGCTCATAAAATATCCCAGAGAGCGAATAAAAAGATGAAATCCCTTTTCCATTTAGCCTCACTTGTTGTGATTCAGCTAGAAGGAGAATTTAAAGAATATTATCTTCGAAAACAGAAAGAAGGTAAAAATAAAATGTCAATAATTAATGCAATAAGGGGAAAGTTAATTCATAGAGCTTTTGCTGTAATAAAAAGAAATGAACCCTATACAAAAGAATTTAAACCTTCATTTCAAA
Proteins encoded:
- a CDS encoding GLPGLI family protein, with protein sequence MISIRIAFLLLFPTISILAQEEGIIEKGHSKLVCTYIHTYQPFKNDTLSVNQKFILVMNDQFSKYMNFDSYLYDKALKEEFQEKKLGKNSSIAKIITFTNIDIPQPESNDFSVMKDLNTKDVTYIYNLGYITNCSFTENYNDLKWTITNNTKNINGFYCIQATTTYGFYEIEAWFTPEIPVSDGPYLFAGLPGLIISLNDQNNMHSFMIDEVASDSTIMLTDNISGRKFLAPIGIKQAQKNIKKKRKQLELGYDIEQNNPLYPQDKLPMLEDQSDKSIKKLKLKYTLYDHLLFRFISFENNL
- a CDS encoding lanthionine synthetase LanC family protein: MLLCEQEYKYIKAEAIIDNIGISWDSIKTSLAKDIFIRERSSSLFLGSTGIVFFLLEYYKTSKDKECFYIIKNSIPVIHEFYKKESNSYGFYKGKSGYIYLLVELYKVTSEQEYLQYIKDLIDEPIYNEGDLFNLESGLSGYLLALLKVTEIDISETIIKYIEKTLNLIIINSKRDKDGIYWDEEEWAIDKSIGYLKGNSGIAYVLNLFIDNCKNKEQIQKVISLALDWEDSKFDRSIMNWKDPFNEKIYSHKNIFNKKDHKEKFFNSYGNTQNIWIGKPGMILTRKFCKRKNYNSFGAISNSIDSLCIKNGGGNLFCKYVLSELNKEVFTKCFEEGNKFKSGVIYNEHIPDCSFLNGVAGIGYLQLIIENKTTDNVLFPQCKIPSFKVRNASINELSETNKLFNLSFNPLKSKFHNKNIHTHKKLKLSRWCEINEKEHTIYYRDINIINLIKIDKYLKSYIVALDSSKVVKEYISSIKYFTNDNDENIEKTIQSLLNLNILEYV
- a CDS encoding glycosyltransferase, yielding MSKKILFRIFPQESHHNATFTFAKILQQFGVEVIYMAISQMEGIVKQNGFKFIALPYEKDIMGKPSERIIGTKMDRLKQILPDLLIERRVNKVYINKITQKDFFEDIINEVNPDIIILDGTYKANIFHSFKYGIPIVILETTVSLINQKNKPPLSSSLIPANNVISELLVKLSWKKYHLKSYFLSKILGDVSKPVKELSKLYPKINVDYSRYFFLGYSNILELNSTIYEFDFDHDRPKNIFYLGPPSLSDRNNMHSDLFFKERFWQLKKEYKKIVYCSFGTMAWRYKNHESFIDKVLKYFYETKGIALIICIEGQLFRHKMREKYVSDNIVICRRVPQIYLLKASIDLMITHGGINSINECILTNTPMLVYPGAKNLDQTGNGARVKYHGLGERGTLKDSYKSIKKNIQSLLNNEIYKKNLLDFNDNINPKNYINLKDFLKHMENYSDIFLTN
- a CDS encoding carboxypeptidase-like regulatory domain-containing protein, translating into MKNYLLLLFLLKSTIILAQTPIHGVIKNQKGEPINGASIIIYPVKSNSILGYCVSNNDGLFEISINEKLDSISVIARSLGYKSSTKVVKLGTNTIVFTMDHSDQYLKEFEVKAKPITEEGDTLNYNVDAFSKEGDESIEDVLKRLPGVKVSDDGTIQYQGRAINKFYVEGKDLMGSQYALTSKNLPKNAVASVEVLKNHQPVKMLNDVVHSVDPAINIVLKEGVSITGNAEIGGGIPSIWYAKVTPMVFNKKRQSINVLSSTNSGKNELEVFNSINLFDYLEFGLIESQPSFLLGRQPLESSLFKKQEYNDHQTHSVSTNYLTGFGKGDLKVNIDAYYDKRVQDLSSNTFYFVPNDTIAIHNFQQSTFNKKYLNTKLTYEHNELKNYFKNVFHFKILDDDGKSDFYQNQEIIPQTTSRTFLTIGDKFSRILKMGKTYYKLNAYLEYTNTPEQLHFIGGPLTDASLIDSLQTVEQKTSQQHLKTYLGTGIIKKWKRWTLDTKISLNYGFKTLTSHFDNDEKDQNSSYQNDLKYMLLIPEISPEIQYKYKKLSFSLKPNFSFQSRILKDHMLGEESQVHQFLIEPTTLISYTLLGIDLMVNYNYKNDFLELPQMYSGIIIHDYSTAKQQQLPILQTKRHTFRNDLKYEFTAASLNFYANYEFNSTNKDWITAYEVNSDGVTLMKTLNYTNNLGESHKIKGNFDWFFLALSTNIKLGVELGKTEEKVILNNNVNRNANTYLQWEAIVDIPLFKGLIATTYIEDYSTENTYQEMNKVDWSQRIIGTDLQFSRAKHLIKWNNKWIDHTFVDDDFWYVDLSYQYQFNKKTRMLLTAQNILDHRSYTQTTLNAFQSNQSFYRLRPRQIMLEVRFRL
- a CDS encoding IS110 family RNA-guided transposase, which gives rise to MNFNNYIGIDISKGKLDLAVLNQEGELILYQCLNDKKSIIKCLGKVFKESNLSKEDTLIIAESSGHYINPLIWSIISENYLLWIEDGYQIANSQGIRRGKNDEKDAEMIAIYGKRFSDRCQLVKASSECIENLAYLNSERELLTKEMVKFDQQLTDHKKYVKPSFYLSRKKRYTELIANLKTHISEIEQEMEKLIENEPKLSHYAKLLRSIPGIGKQVSIATIIATKGFTKFTDPRKFACHVGVVPFEYKSGSSIRSAHKISQRANKKMKSLFHLASLVVIQLEGEFKEYYLRKQKEGKNKMSIINAIRGKLIHRAFAVIKRNEPYTKEFKPSFQNCTN